A genome region from Dendrosporobacter quercicolus includes the following:
- a CDS encoding 3'-5' exonuclease → MNFVAIDFETANSSRSSACSVAVVTVQNSQVTGSFYSLVRPADLKFDYWNTKIHGITADDVRHQPDFAQLWPRLKPYLQQQTVIAHNAAFDFSVLRSVLNVYGLETPSFKHFCTVSMAKRVWPNCENYRLSTLARAFAIDFEHHHALHDARVCAMLALLAKDEVRVDNLEQLIAKLKMRVQTFRAC, encoded by the coding sequence ATGAATTTTGTTGCAATAGATTTTGAAACAGCAAACAGCAGTCGTTCCAGTGCCTGCAGTGTCGCGGTAGTCACTGTACAAAACAGTCAGGTTACCGGCTCTTTTTATTCATTGGTTCGCCCGGCGGATTTAAAATTCGATTATTGGAATACGAAGATTCACGGAATAACCGCCGATGATGTCAGGCATCAGCCGGACTTTGCCCAGCTATGGCCGAGATTGAAGCCCTATTTACAGCAGCAAACGGTCATTGCCCATAATGCCGCGTTTGATTTTAGCGTGTTGCGCAGTGTCTTAAACGTATACGGGCTGGAGACTCCTTCGTTTAAGCACTTCTGTACAGTCAGCATGGCTAAGCGGGTTTGGCCAAATTGTGAGAATTATAGGCTGTCTACTCTGGCCAGAGCGTTTGCAATTGATTTTGAGCATCATCATGCCTTGCATGATGCCCGTGTTTGCGCAATGCTGGCGTTATTGGCCAAGGATGAAGTCCGGGTCGATAATCTCGAGCAGTTGATTGCCAAGCTTAAGATGAGGGTTCAGACCTTCAGGGCCTGCTGA
- the gltA gene encoding NADPH-dependent glutamate synthase, which produces MSFSLTKHKMPEQDPQVRAKNFNEVTLGYSAEDALNEAKRCLNCKHAPCRQGCPVQVNIPAFIKQIKEGDAGAAIATIKEVNSLPAVCGRVCPQEEQCEKYCVLAKKGEAVGIGRLERYAADRAGNNVQAIRPVAYPDKGQKVAVIGSGPAGLTAAGDLAKLGYKVTVFEALHAPGGVLVYGIPEFRLPKDAVVKAEIDNLRKIGVEIIVNAVAGKTFTIDELMEEEGYQAVFIATGAGLPYFMGIPGENLNGVYAANEFLTRCNLMKAYKFPACGTPIHVGKRVAVVGGGNVAMDAARTALRLGADHAYIVYRRSEAELPARQEEVHHAKEEGIEFQLLTNPVAILGNEQGWVRALQCVRMELGEPDASGRRRPVEVKGSEFELEVDTAVIAIGQGPNPLVQSTTKGLETNKKGNIIADPETGATSKAGVFAGGDIVTGAATVILAMGAGKKAAAAIDQYLTAKRTGQTE; this is translated from the coding sequence ATGTCATTCTCATTAACCAAGCACAAGATGCCTGAGCAAGATCCCCAAGTAAGGGCGAAAAACTTTAATGAAGTAACGCTGGGCTATAGTGCTGAAGATGCGCTGAATGAAGCCAAACGCTGTCTAAACTGTAAGCATGCTCCTTGCCGCCAGGGCTGCCCGGTGCAGGTAAACATCCCGGCCTTTATCAAGCAGATCAAAGAAGGCGATGCCGGTGCAGCCATTGCGACGATCAAGGAGGTCAACAGCCTGCCGGCGGTATGCGGCCGGGTATGTCCGCAGGAAGAACAATGTGAAAAATACTGTGTGCTGGCTAAAAAAGGCGAAGCGGTGGGTATCGGGAGGCTGGAGCGCTATGCGGCCGACAGGGCTGGAAACAACGTTCAGGCGATAAGACCGGTTGCATACCCGGACAAAGGTCAAAAGGTGGCAGTTATCGGCTCAGGGCCTGCCGGACTGACGGCAGCGGGCGATCTGGCCAAACTGGGATATAAAGTGACGGTCTTTGAAGCGCTGCATGCGCCAGGCGGAGTATTGGTTTATGGGATACCCGAATTTCGTTTGCCTAAAGATGCGGTAGTTAAAGCAGAAATAGACAATTTAAGAAAGATCGGGGTAGAAATCATTGTCAATGCGGTAGCCGGCAAAACGTTTACTATTGATGAACTGATGGAGGAAGAAGGCTATCAGGCGGTGTTCATTGCTACCGGGGCAGGGCTGCCGTACTTTATGGGAATACCGGGAGAAAATCTCAACGGCGTATACGCGGCCAATGAGTTTCTCACCCGCTGCAACCTGATGAAAGCTTATAAATTTCCCGCCTGTGGAACGCCTATCCATGTGGGAAAAAGAGTGGCGGTAGTCGGCGGGGGAAATGTAGCGATGGATGCGGCGCGGACAGCCTTAAGGCTGGGGGCCGATCATGCTTATATCGTATACCGGCGGTCGGAAGCCGAATTGCCCGCCAGGCAGGAAGAAGTGCATCATGCCAAAGAAGAAGGAATTGAATTTCAGTTGCTGACCAATCCGGTGGCAATATTAGGCAATGAGCAAGGCTGGGTCAGAGCGCTGCAGTGTGTAAGAATGGAACTGGGCGAGCCGGATGCGTCAGGTCGGAGACGTCCGGTGGAGGTAAAAGGCTCTGAATTCGAACTGGAGGTCGACACGGCGGTAATCGCTATCGGGCAGGGCCCAAATCCTTTGGTACAATCGACAACCAAAGGGCTAGAAACCAATAAAAAAGGGAATATTATAGCCGATCCGGAAACGGGAGCGACCAGTAAGGCTGGCGTATTTGCCGGCGGGGATATCGTAACCGGCGCAGCAACTGTCATTTTGGCAATGGGCGCAGGCAAAAAGGCGGCGGCGGCTATTGATCAGTATCTGACTGCCAAACGAACAGGCCAAACTGAATAG
- the sdaAA gene encoding L-serine ammonia-lyase, iron-sulfur-dependent, subunit alpha, giving the protein MNNKLSLQEWIDQAEREGVSFTDFCLRHQSGCLEKKPAELVDYMLSVLDVMDQSIATGLSGVKSRGGLVGGDARRLADYSDRQADKSIVGPTVGRAVAMALAVGEANAAMGKIVAAPTAGSSGVLPAVLFALGESRGSARTELAKALVVAGAIGMVIASRASLAGAAGGCQAECGSAGAMAAGAAVAMSGGSPRQVGHAVAITLKNMLGLVCDPVAGLVEVPCVKRNAGAAAQAMIAADMALADIQSVIPVDEVIDAMAAVGASMSCSLKETSQGGLAVTPTALILADKLLQG; this is encoded by the coding sequence ATGAATAACAAGTTGTCACTCCAGGAATGGATTGATCAGGCCGAGCGGGAAGGGGTGAGTTTTACCGATTTCTGTCTGCGGCATCAGAGCGGCTGTCTGGAAAAAAAGCCGGCTGAATTAGTGGACTATATGCTGTCCGTACTGGACGTTATGGATCAGTCCATCGCTACCGGACTCAGCGGCGTAAAGTCCAGAGGCGGTCTGGTTGGCGGCGATGCCAGGCGGTTGGCCGACTATAGCGATCGCCAGGCCGACAAAAGCATTGTTGGTCCTACCGTTGGCCGGGCGGTTGCCATGGCGCTGGCTGTTGGCGAAGCCAATGCCGCCATGGGCAAAATTGTGGCCGCTCCGACTGCCGGGTCAAGCGGGGTTCTGCCGGCGGTATTATTTGCTTTGGGGGAATCCCGGGGCAGTGCGCGGACTGAACTGGCTAAAGCCTTAGTGGTGGCGGGCGCTATTGGTATGGTGATCGCATCAAGGGCTTCACTGGCCGGGGCGGCGGGCGGCTGTCAGGCCGAATGCGGTTCGGCCGGGGCGATGGCCGCCGGGGCAGCGGTTGCAATGAGCGGCGGCAGCCCCCGGCAGGTTGGTCACGCAGTCGCCATTACGCTGAAAAATATGCTTGGTCTGGTGTGCGATCCGGTAGCCGGCCTGGTGGAAGTGCCCTGCGTCAAGCGCAATGCCGGAGCTGCCGCTCAGGCGATGATTGCCGCCGACATGGCTTTGGCGGATATCCAAAGTGTCATTCCGGTTGATGAGGTAATTGATGCCATGGCTGCCGTCGGGGCCAGTATGAGCTGCTCTCTCAAAGAAACCTCGCAGGGCGGACTGGCAGTTACGCCAACCGCCCTGATTCTGGCTGATAAGCTGTTACAGGGGTAA
- a CDS encoding sulfide/dihydroorotate dehydrogenase-like FAD/NAD-binding protein, translating into MYKILVKKELAPSVQLFELSAPRIARKAQPGQFVIVRLNEEGERVPLTIADFDRAKGTVTIIFQEVGASTKAMGLLNEGDALLDVVGPLGKPTHIENFGTVVCIGGGIGIAPVYPIARGLKQAGNKVISIIGARSKDILILEDEMKAVSDQLLVTTDDGSKGQQGFVTDQLKQLIDAGVNIALVVAIGPVIMMRSVAEVTRPYAIETVVSLNPIMVDGTGMCGGCRVQVGAESKFACVDGPEFDAHQVDFAGLMARQKMYLPQEKHHQQHCSDQQGGSCKCHSH; encoded by the coding sequence ATGTATAAAATTCTAGTTAAAAAGGAGCTGGCGCCCAGTGTGCAATTGTTTGAACTATCCGCGCCGCGGATTGCCCGGAAGGCCCAGCCCGGACAGTTTGTCATTGTGCGGCTGAATGAAGAGGGAGAAAGAGTTCCGTTAACCATTGCCGATTTTGACCGGGCAAAAGGTACGGTAACCATCATATTTCAGGAAGTGGGAGCATCGACCAAAGCGATGGGACTGCTGAATGAAGGTGATGCCCTGCTGGATGTGGTAGGCCCGCTTGGCAAACCAACCCATATTGAGAATTTTGGCACAGTGGTGTGTATCGGCGGGGGAATTGGAATAGCGCCGGTTTATCCGATCGCCAGAGGACTGAAACAGGCGGGCAATAAAGTGATTTCTATTATCGGAGCCCGCAGTAAAGATATTCTGATTCTTGAAGACGAAATGAAAGCAGTAAGCGATCAATTGCTGGTTACAACGGATGACGGTTCAAAAGGGCAGCAGGGATTTGTTACCGATCAGTTAAAACAGCTCATTGACGCAGGTGTGAATATCGCCCTGGTAGTGGCTATCGGCCCGGTTATCATGATGCGCAGTGTAGCTGAAGTGACGCGTCCCTATGCCATCGAAACAGTGGTCAGCCTGAATCCGATCATGGTGGACGGGACAGGGATGTGTGGCGGCTGTAGAGTGCAGGTGGGCGCAGAGAGCAAATTCGCTTGTGTGGATGGTCCGGAATTTGACGCGCATCAAGTGGATTTTGCCGGCCTGATGGCCCGCCAAAAAATGTATCTGCCGCAGGAAAAGCACCACCAACAGCATTGTTCAGATCAGCAGGGAGGTAGCTGCAAATGTCATTCTCATTAA
- the sdaAB gene encoding L-serine ammonia-lyase, iron-sulfur-dependent subunit beta, with product MNLFDVIGPVMVGPSSSHTAGAVRLGNLALAILGEDVKNAVIELHGSFAQTYRGHGTDLALVAGLLGWAPDDLRIPQSFACAAEAGLEYRFVKADLGDLAHPNTVRFRLTGQKGRQSEITGSSVGGGSVIITNVDGFLLEFTGELTVLLTTHQDKPGVVALVTSLLANQGVNVAAMRLSRQAKGGLAVMVMETDQIVSDEIVTAITAMPQITAVRRISRA from the coding sequence ATGAATTTGTTTGATGTTATCGGACCGGTAATGGTTGGGCCATCAAGTTCACATACAGCCGGAGCTGTCCGGCTGGGAAATTTGGCGTTGGCTATTTTAGGTGAAGACGTAAAAAATGCCGTTATCGAATTACACGGATCTTTCGCCCAGACGTATCGCGGACATGGAACGGACTTAGCCTTAGTGGCCGGATTGCTGGGCTGGGCGCCTGATGACTTAAGGATTCCCCAATCCTTTGCCTGCGCCGCAGAAGCCGGACTGGAGTATCGTTTTGTTAAAGCTGATTTAGGAGATTTGGCTCATCCGAATACGGTGCGATTCCGGTTGACCGGTCAAAAGGGCCGGCAATCGGAAATTACCGGCTCATCGGTTGGCGGCGGCAGTGTCATCATTACCAATGTTGATGGGTTTTTACTGGAATTTACCGGTGAACTGACTGTTTTACTGACCACCCATCAGGACAAACCGGGCGTTGTTGCGCTGGTAACCAGCCTCTTAGCCAATCAGGGCGTAAATGTGGCTGCTATGCGTCTGTCGCGTCAGGCGAAAGGCGGTTTGGCTGTGATGGTAATGGAGACGGACCAGATTGTCAGCGATGAGATAGTGACGGCAATTACGGCCATGCCGCAAATTACGGCAGTACGCAGAATTTCACGAGCCTGA
- a CDS encoding formate--tetrahydrofolate ligase has product MKSDVEIAQDAVMRPVADVARELQITDDELELYGKYKAKVSLNLWDRVKSRPNGKLILVSAINPTPAGEGKTTTTVGLGDALRRLDKKAAIALREPSLGPCFGIKGGAAGGGYAQVVPMEDINLHFTGDFHAITSAHNLLAAVIDNHIQQGNELGIDPRRVTWRRVVDLNDRALRSVICGLGGKANGTPRETGFDITVASEMMAILCLANDLDDMKHRIGRIIIGHTYDNRPVTVRELNVTGALTLLFKDAIKPNLVQTLENTPAFVHGGPFANIAHGCNSVMATKFALKLADYVVTEAGFGADLGAEKFLNIKCRFAGIKPDAVVIVATVRALKMHGGVAKAELSEENSAALERGLANLAKHIENMHKFGLPTVVAINAFPTDTEQELAFVVKACQALGAEVALSEVWAKGGEGGIALAQKVLQAAGKPGQFRFLYPETAPIKAKIESIARDIYGAAAVNYTPAAEKIIAELSGGQLAQTPVCMAKTQYSLSDDAAKLGRPADFTITVREIRVAAGAGFLVAITGDVMTMPGLPKRPAAERMDIDNRGKISGLF; this is encoded by the coding sequence ATGAAATCGGATGTTGAAATTGCTCAAGATGCGGTAATGCGCCCGGTTGCCGATGTGGCCCGGGAATTGCAAATAACGGATGATGAGCTGGAGCTGTATGGTAAGTACAAAGCTAAGGTTTCCTTGAATCTCTGGGACAGGGTTAAATCCCGGCCTAACGGAAAGCTGATTCTGGTGAGCGCAATTAATCCAACGCCGGCGGGAGAGGGGAAAACTACCACTACTGTGGGCTTAGGCGATGCTTTGCGGCGCCTTGACAAAAAAGCTGCCATTGCTTTACGCGAACCTTCGCTGGGCCCCTGTTTCGGCATTAAGGGCGGGGCTGCCGGCGGCGGATATGCGCAGGTTGTGCCAATGGAAGATATCAATCTGCATTTTACCGGTGATTTCCATGCCATTACTTCAGCCCATAATTTGCTGGCCGCAGTGATTGACAATCATATTCAACAGGGCAATGAACTGGGAATTGATCCGCGGCGGGTTACCTGGCGGCGGGTTGTTGATTTAAATGACCGGGCCCTGCGGTCGGTGATTTGCGGTCTGGGGGGCAAAGCAAACGGAACGCCCCGGGAAACAGGCTTTGATATCACGGTTGCCTCAGAAATGATGGCAATCTTATGTCTGGCCAATGATCTGGACGATATGAAACACCGTATTGGGCGGATTATCATCGGGCACACCTATGACAACCGCCCGGTTACTGTGCGGGAGCTTAATGTTACGGGTGCTTTAACCCTCTTATTTAAAGATGCAATTAAACCAAATTTAGTACAGACTTTGGAGAATACACCGGCTTTTGTTCATGGCGGGCCGTTTGCCAATATCGCCCATGGCTGTAATAGTGTAATGGCTACCAAATTTGCGCTGAAGCTGGCTGATTATGTGGTGACGGAAGCCGGTTTTGGCGCTGATCTGGGAGCCGAAAAGTTTCTTAATATCAAGTGCAGGTTCGCTGGGATCAAGCCTGACGCCGTAGTCATTGTCGCAACCGTCAGGGCTTTGAAAATGCATGGCGGCGTGGCAAAAGCAGAGTTGTCCGAGGAAAACAGCGCCGCCCTGGAGCGGGGCTTGGCAAATCTGGCTAAACATATTGAAAACATGCATAAGTTCGGGCTGCCGACGGTGGTGGCAATCAATGCTTTTCCTACGGATACTGAACAGGAACTGGCTTTTGTTGTCAAGGCCTGCCAGGCGTTAGGGGCAGAGGTTGCCTTATCTGAAGTTTGGGCTAAAGGCGGCGAGGGCGGTATCGCTTTGGCGCAGAAAGTGCTGCAGGCTGCCGGCAAACCCGGCCAATTTCGGTTTCTTTACCCTGAGACAGCGCCAATCAAGGCTAAGATTGAATCAATTGCCAGGGATATCTATGGTGCTGCGGCTGTGAATTATACGCCTGCCGCGGAAAAAATCATTGCTGAACTGTCCGGCGGACAGCTTGCCCAAACACCGGTTTGTATGGCTAAGACCCAGTATTCTTTAAGTGACGATGCCGCCAAGCTTGGCCGCCCGGCGGATTTTACCATTACCGTGCGGGAAATACGGGTTGCTGCCGGGGCAGGTTTTCTGGTTGCTATTACGGGCGATGTTATGACAATGCCGGGCTTGCCTAAACGGCCGGCTGCCGAGCGGATGGATATTGATAACCGCGGAAAAATCAGCGGACTATTTTAG
- a CDS encoding methylenetetrahydrofolate reductase, with the protein MKIAIELVPRDEASLLAELEVVKSDFPDIDTINIPDLLRYDLRSWEGCVYAQDRYKSAIPHIRAIDIDLDKPLPMGDFLQKHHIREVLVITGDLPQDMKWKIYPSTSIEVIRKFKEELPGIKVYAGIDQYRDSMRKETDYIRRKIQAGADGFFTQPFFDLRLMEIYAEILAGQEVYWGISPVTSEKSLSYWETKNNVVFPACFKPNLSWNIMFARQALQFTRQSDTNIYFMPIRTDVKSYLQGIFGGAQAGS; encoded by the coding sequence TTGAAAATAGCGATTGAGCTGGTGCCCAGGGATGAAGCTTCGCTGTTGGCTGAACTGGAGGTTGTCAAAAGCGATTTCCCGGATATCGATACAATCAATATTCCGGATCTTTTGCGGTACGATCTGCGAAGCTGGGAGGGCTGCGTGTATGCGCAGGACCGCTACAAATCCGCCATACCGCATATCCGGGCGATTGATATTGATTTAGACAAACCGTTGCCGATGGGTGATTTTTTGCAAAAACATCATATCCGGGAAGTGCTGGTAATTACGGGTGATTTACCGCAGGATATGAAATGGAAAATTTATCCTTCGACCAGTATTGAGGTCATTCGAAAATTTAAGGAAGAGCTGCCCGGGATTAAGGTCTATGCCGGCATTGATCAATACCGGGATAGTATGCGTAAAGAGACGGACTATATCCGGCGTAAAATTCAGGCCGGCGCTGACGGTTTTTTTACCCAGCCTTTTTTTGATTTGCGCCTGATGGAAATTTACGCCGAGATTTTAGCCGGACAAGAGGTCTATTGGGGAATATCCCCGGTTACTTCTGAAAAATCCTTAAGTTATTGGGAAACAAAAAACAATGTGGTTTTTCCGGCTTGCTTTAAACCCAACTTGTCCTGGAATATTATGTTTGCCCGGCAGGCGCTGCAATTTACCCGTCAAAGCGATACGAATATCTATTTTATGCCGATCAGAACCGATGTGAAAAGTTATCTGCAAGGCATCTTCGGCGGAGCGCAGGCAGGAAGTTAG